The window aaatattattacttttgttatctttttgTTCTGTTTtagagcttggaaaaatatggaggacttttagagcttcgtgctgataaagtgttgtgaaaaaataaaaatttacgataaaaagtaaaaatctcaaactctcaaaattatcacactacacactttataatatttttctctcaactcaattgtgattttcttcacaaatgagagatctatttatagaaaatttttacaaataatccaaaaataaattacatcattaccttcatcatcacacacaaatttcaatattcaacacctaattttacctaattttcaacattcaaatattcaaatattcaatattaaaatattaattttcaacagttAGAAGACTAATAGTAATATTATTTCGATATAATTTAGTCATactatattaattataataataacaataattgtTCCTCTGTAATAGCTAtctaaacatataatttttattatttaaatgtaattaatttttattttttaattaagttatatagtaatttaaaatttaaaaaatattaataaatatataattgaagtttatattataatttaaaataagatttcATCAAATAAATTANtaattttcaacattcaaatattcaaatattcaatattaaaatattaattttcaacagttAGAAGACTAATAGTAATATTATTTCGATATAATTTAGTCATactatattaattataataataacaataattgtTCCTCTGTAATAGCTAtctaaacatataatttttattatttaaatgtaattaatttttattttttaattaagttatatagtaatttaaaatttaaaaaatattaataaatatataattgaagtttatattataatttaaaataagatttcATCAAATAAATTAGAAGTTAGTTAGTACACGGATCTCAACTTTAATTAgctaatataaataatatcttatatatttatattatatttttcagtttttgaaattttttttaaaattaaatcacaTAGTCTATACTCACTTAAAGTAAATAATTTTGATGACATcgtgaaattttcaaaatatcaacagcactttttatattttcatttaataaaaaatattacaaaaatttaatttaataaatttatttataactatcatatttactttttaaaattttaaaactactaaaatatttattttaatattttctaatttttttaatttttaaatgattatgtcattcatgatataaaaaattattataagaaaatattaaatttaaaataaaaaaaattaatacaaaaaatatcacatataaatatacaacaCATACAAAGATTAGATCCAGCACATAAAAAATACAGCAGAAACCAAATCGGTGGAAAGGATTTACTGAAAACCAGTAGTCGTTGGAACCGGTATTGATGCAACCAATAGGCAACCAATAGCTGCTGCATCCAGCAGAGACTGAAATCAGCAGAAGATGAGGAAAAGGGCCAGAAACGTGAATATGACCGTTTCAATatcagaaacagtacaaaaaCTTTATTAGCAGTCGTATTCATGTGTCTAACGTTTATATCATTATATTGGAAGCGATAAATACAACAACTTGAagatcaaatataatatttggaaggggattcaaagcatATATGAGCACctcaaatgaaaaaaattagcTAAAATGAGAGCAAATACTTCAAGTGTAAGGATATATTTGAGATATGCATACCTTGTAAAGAATTAAATCATCATACATAATCACTCACACATACATGAGAGTTGAGCTTCAAAGTTTAGATGAGGGAGTCTTTGCTCAAAGACGTTAAAGATTGTGTTTATAGTGTTGATATAAGAGACATCAACACATTATGCGGATTATGAAGTTGCGGCCTACAATCGACAGTGTTTTAGGAGTTTCAATTAAGCAAGAGATAAGTCATAAGTCGAAATAAGTTTGtacaagagttgtataaattaaAACCTCTAGTAATACATTTTTAGATTgaagaagggatgacgtagaagttgttaatctccgaacatccatattatttatttatattcttACTTCATATTATTagtagagtaggtctcttgtgagacggtctcacgaatctttatttatgagacgagtcaaccatatcaatattcacaataaaaagtaataatcttagcaaaaaaaaaaatactttttcatggataacccaaataagagatccgtctcataaaatacgacccgtgagaccgtctcatgaaaaactaaatttatgtttaaaaaaaatagaaaacttataaaaaatatgaaaattttaaaattaatttttaatttttcaaatttatgttttaatttttttaaaataaaaatattaatataaaaaatagaatatacaaGCAGGTAACAAGTACCCAGAGTACAATTGTTGCGGGGTACACGCCTAATCATTGTTAACGAAAACGAACCGAATAGACCAGATTTTGGGAAAATTCCACTTCTACTGTCTTAacttacatgtttttttttttttttttttaacatgagaCACATCAATAATGTTGGACATTACATCTCACGTTATTATTTTCAGTCTTCAAATATCTCTTTAGGATTctaatgaaaattattaaaatcgagaaaaaatacaaattattagAATAAGACCGTTCATTGACCAAACAATAcgatcaaaaaaaaataaaaatatgcgagttatctaacataaaatataatttcctcTTTAGATTTTCCTCCTGAAAAATACAGATTAATTGACTAATATTTCAAAGCACTTGATCGAATCAAGAAttacttttttcttcaaatatttcaatgcaaattgtcataaaatagcaggATGCATGATTCCACATAAAACTGAAAACAACAATCTGACCTTAGAATCCAATGCCATCAGATTGAAAAACagtgaaaataaaatttgaaaatttacttGACCGCATTTGTTTTCGAGAGAACCAATACAGTAACTACATTCAATCACAGATGGTTAAATCTCCGAGAGATGCATGCAACCTTTTTCAGCTACTTTTCAACATTCTTCAGCTCCTTGGTCTATTTACTCTCACCCGTTGCACTTTCATGGCTCTCATGCCTGTACTTGTACCTCTTTGAAACAAACAGATAAATGCAGAAATTGAACAAACTAATCACGGAAAGCAACCAATAGAACAGATTCAAATGGCCCCTGTTAATGTTATTTCCCGCCAGCCAACCATCGCTTCTCGTGATATTCTTTGTCGCGCTGTTAACTATTTTCACAGTTATAGTGCTAAGAAAGTACCCAACCGCCATTGAACTCCATAGGAAACAGCTCGACAATGACTTAAGATCTTTCGGCACCTGGGAATAGAAGAAATGGAGCAATCCAACATAGGTGAACATGTCGGCTATCCCGAATATGAAGTACTGAATCGACAGCCAAAATACGCTGATTGGTATTGGTGGCTGCAGAAAAGGGATAGCATCAAGCATATTGTTGTCTCTAGCGACACGTTTTCTCTTAACTTCCACGAttgctgccactgccattgACAAGGAGGAGAGGATCAGGCCGACGCCTACTCGCTGCAAGTACGTTATGCCTGTTGGAATGCCGGTAAATTTTCGGGCAACTGGGACGAAAATTTGGTCATATAAGGGGACGATGAGAATCAAGAACATGACGGGGAGGATTGGGAGAGATGCAGCAGGGAGgttgaaatttttggtgatgcTGGTATCCATTGTTATACCCTGCCGGATGGAGAAAGTTTGAAGCTGAGCCAGGCAAAGGGTCATTATGAACGTGCAACAGAAGATTGGAACCAtgttaagtatgatttttgcaTTTTCCACTTGTGTTATTCGGCATAGTTTCCAAGGACTTGACCCTGGAAAGTTCTGTGTTGAATCAGGTTCCCGGATTGCTGCTTTATCAAGAAACcttgaaaacaaaattaaaaaagtCCTCAAATGACCAAAAACGGTAATTATCTGATATATATGGTGATTTTTGAAGATAAATAACCAGAAAGAAACCTGAAAGCATTGGTGTGAGTTAAAATTTCTGATTGGATTCCAGATTCACTGTCTTGATTGATCTCATATAGATCTTTAGAATCATCAGGAAGTTTAAGCTTTCTGTTTCGAATAGCCGCAACATACACCTATTTACGAGGAAAAACATCGGTTTTGTACAGATTTTGTATGTAAACAGCAGAAAATCAATCAAAGAATACGTTTTTATGCTCACCTGTACTATTTCAGTAAGGGCGCTCTTCCCATTGATAGCATGGATACGGTAATGTGGTAATCCCGCAGCGAAGATTAGCACCGCAAAGAACATAGCTATGGTGCTTACTGTAAAACCCCAATCCCACCCTTTATGATCTTGGATCCAAACGAAAAATGTGAGACTAAATGCTCCTCCTAAGCATAATGATAGTAGCAGCCAATTAAAGAAACTCGACTTCTGTTTTTCCTCCTTTGGGTCCTTATCATCGAACTGATCCGCCCCATGAGAAGGCAATGCAGCTTTTACGCCTCCCGACCCAATTCCCACCAAGTAAAGTCCCACAAAGAGGAGTGTAGCGTTTGATCCAGTGACTTTGATACAATTTGAGTTGGGATCGTATATGTTGCAGATAGGTGGCTTCAGTTTCGGAAAGTGGGCTTGTACAGCCAGCATTACAAGTCCCTTTTTGAACAAATCATTAGTTTGATGAGTTTGTGTATTTTGATGTAGAAATTTTCTATCTTTTAGATTTACGTACCAAAAACTCGACAGACATCGCGAAAAGAACTGTTTTGAACCTGCCAGCGTAGGTGTCTGCTAGAAAGGCCACAAGAATGGTAATTAAGTAGCTAGTTCCCATGAAATTAGTGAGACTGTTGGCTGCGTCTGCTACGCTGAAATGCATCACCCCCATAATATATGTCACGAGATTAACCGCCAAACCTAAAGTTGCCATGCTCTCAAAAGCAAATGTACCTTCAAGAATAATCAAGATTAGtggaaattaaattttcttcaaaGTTACGCATTCAGAGAAGATCTGTGACAGTACCAAGAATGAGCAGGGAGGTACGCGCTCCGCCATGTTTGTCTTTCCGAGCTGTATTTCCTTTCCAATCCACCTTCCCTTCAGCAAATTCAACTTTATCCTGTGTACAGTTAACATAAGATGTGAACATGGCAAAAGTGCTCAGTTGAAAGATTACAATTAAGTTGATGGATATGTTATTTGTTAGAATAGACTGAAAGTACCATTAGCAATTGGTGTTTCTTGAACCCTTTCGCAGAATAATACGGGTAGCAAGAATGGTGAATGCTAGAAATATGTTGTGTTATTATGGAGCAGTGATCACCCGTTTTAAATGAGTTAATTATGAACATTTGCATTTTGTCCGAATATCCTTGTACAGAATGTAGGAATTTTGCCGGCTTTGGAAGGTAGATTCTGCTGGCACTATCAACAAGTGGCGACGATAACTGGAAAAAGGCGGCAACGAACACATTCTCTTTCGAATGTGAAATTCTTGAAAGCcctttgattttgatattttggcCATTTTCGGGTAACAAGAAACATTACATCAACATCACTACTGCTCAGTTATATTGTGAGTTATGCTGTATCACTAAACTAATCATTGTGATTTAGAAGCCATTTTCTTGGACACTAATAACACTTCATTTTCTGTGGAGCAAAAAGACAACCAGAAAATGATCTTCCTGACTCAAAATTAGAACCTTTTGCTCTTGAATATTTCGTGGTTTTATTCCGTTATGCATTTTCATTTTGTTCGCTTCAGGGAACACTTGAACACTAGCTAGTACTCCACCAGAGTGCCGGATTGGAAACGATGGCTAttgatgttattttaaatttttagcttaaatattttGCCAACAATATTTATGTGATAGATATGGCCTAATCTTGAATATAGCAAGAATTATTAGGTTTGATTTTAGCACAATCTCCTCATCAAAATATTTGAGATTTTTGGAATTTCATAATATGAGGTATAAAATAAATctagatttttttaatgtaaaagtaATTTCTGGACTTTACTTTTGAAATAAGTGTTGGAAATTTAAAANAATctagatttttttaatgtaaaagtaATTTCTGGACTTTACTTTTTTGAAATAAGTGTTggaaatttaaagattgaataaaaattatgtctcatgaatgtgggagtgtcttttgactctccacattcttgagttaattgaagagttttgactcttcatattcttgagttaatgagaagattaattgagttaattaatcttgcatgacttttggtgtgcattttggggcttataaatagtgaggttcattttctcatttcaagtacatgaaaatcttttctctttcaatcattctcttgcatttcatattgttagctttccaTCTGGCCTCCGTTACATCTCgatgataaagtaaaggtacatTTTCAtttcgccgtagtagtgtctcgtgctaagtcactgctggttgttctgttgtatcctgggaaacagacgtccaagacgATCCTCGAAACACATATAGGaggggacgaatctgttttaaggaaactgtacatgctacaggcctcAGTCTGGTTTtgctttcttttacacgatagtcatactgtaaacatcacacttgtttcggttattGCTTTATCTCTACAAGTTCGTTTCTACGTTATTGTtgttagcaatttttctaacaatAAGTTTGTGTAAAAATTGTCGGGGGCAAAAGGTTTGAGTTATGTTGCATATATAGAAGAAACtgttatttaaattttctcATATAATTTTAgcacatttaaaaataacatggGAGGTTTCTTTCGAGTTGAATGCGATGTTTGTTATAATTGAGTTTCGAACCTGATATTTTGTTTTGGATTTGAGATTTTGATGTCAGATAATTTATAAATAGGAGGAGTGAAATAACATGATAGGTATTCTTGCATTGTACCCGGAAAATTATACTTTGTAGTCTTACAAACTATGGCAGCAAAAAAATTGCAAACTATGTAAACTTAAGCAGTTGCCAAATACTTGGAATCTtgttctatatttttatatggcAAAATGCAACTTTTACACGTGTGATCATTTATGTAGCCAAAAGCGAGTCTTAATTCTATATCTTTTCACTCAACTTTAGTTCTTTTCcattaaaaatattgatatcaAATCAACACAGCTTCGACGCCACATCATTGTCACGtcgaaaaaaattgaaaaattataaaGATGACGACTAAACTGAAATTTCATTGCATAAAAGACTAAAATCACGAAGAGATAAATATAAAAGACACAATTAGTTTATGCAAAACAGGTGGAATTTGTCATTAGAAGCATAAAATTCAATAGGGGCTATTCACAAAAGAACCGTCTGAAAATCAGTTCAGATGGATTCATTTGTATGTAGCAACTTGGATGGCTTCTTGTTGCACAACAagcttaaaaaaatataaccttttttatataaaaaaaataaaagaaaaataatttgatacaaTTATGATGAAAGAGACACACAAAGTTGCATGGAAAACCGCAAAATTCACCATATTAGAAATTCGGTACAATATGAGTAGTAGAGTGTTCAATTAGAGTTTGATTCGATTCATGATAAAATTCGAACCAAACCATATATTATATGgattttacaaaatttcaaaccaaattattaaaattttgtaacCAAACCATACCATGGATTTTGGTTTGGTCTAGTTTAGATcactatttttaagttttatgtttCATAATTGATTTAATGCATGAGatattataatttgaaaaaaatggcAATTGATAGTCCTTAAAAGTTGAATGAACAGTTAATTTAATCGTGGATTAAAATGAgtataagtaaaaaaaaaaatcatatactaAATACTtatatagattaaaaaaatttgcaacTTACAAAAAAACCTAAATTTTTGGAGTTGcagttattttaaattgagataaaatcataaataaatatatttgcaACTTACAAAAAAGCCTAAATTTTTGGAGTTGcagttattttaaattgatataaaatcataaataaataaattctcaatGTAATTTAACTATTACAAAGCTCACTAATAA of the Primulina huaijiensis isolate GDHJ02 chromosome 1, ASM1229523v2, whole genome shotgun sequence genome contains:
- the LOC140985079 gene encoding protein NRT1/ PTR FAMILY 4.5-like, which codes for MATLGLAVNLVTYIMGVMHFSVADAANSLTNFMGTSYLITILVAFLADTYAGRFKTVLFAMSVEFLGLVMLAVQAHFPKLKPPICNIYDPNSNCIKVTGSNATLLFVGLYLVGIGSGGVKAALPSHGADQFDDKDPKEEKQKSSFFNWLLLSLCLGGAFSLTFFVWIQDHKGWDWGFTVSTIAMFFAVLIFAAGLPHYRIHAINGKSALTEIVQVYVAAIRNRKLKLPDDSKDLYEINQDSESGIQSEILTHTNAFRFLDKAAIREPDSTQNFPGSSPWKLCRITQVENAKIILNMVPIFCCTFIMTLCLAQLQTFSIRQGITMDTSITKNFNLPAASLPILPVMFLILIVPLYDQIFVPVARKFTGIPTGITYLQRVGVGLILSSLSMAVAAIVEVKRKRVARDNNMLDAIPFLQPPIPISVFWLSIQYFIFGIADMFTYVGLLHFFYSQVPKDLKSLSSCFLWSSMAVGYFLSTITVKIVNSATKNITRSDGWLAGNNINRGHLNLFYWLLSVISLFNFCIYLFVSKRYKYRHESHESATGESK